The sequence ATTACTGTTGAAGGTGATGTCATATTCGCAAAAATTACCGATCCGGCTGGCTCGCGGAATCTGCGCAAGAATGGAACGGGTAATCTCACAATCAACCTGACTGCAAGCGGCAACAATATTGGCTCCTTTGTGCGCAATCAGGGCAGTGGTCAGCTCAACCTCTACGGATCGGGAACCGTAGGGGCGATTGTGTATAATCCCACTTCTGGCGGTGGAGAGATCGGTATCGGCGATTACCGCGATCTTACTACCGGCACAGTCATTCGTGGCCGTGGCGAACTCTTTGTGGAGGGTGATGGCAGCGGTGTGCGCCTCCATAGCCCAAACATCAGTCTGCACTTTGAAGTCGGTCCTGGCGGTGACAGATTAGTGCTGAATAATACCTCGAACAATCGTACCAACAACGCCAATATTGAACTGATAGGCTCAAGTAATCCGGCAGGGGCCACCCTCACGCTAGCTCTTGTTCCAGGTTACACTCCTACTTCCGGAGATTCGTGGACGATCATCGAACATCTGAGCGCCGGTTCAGGCGGGATTGTTGGTACTTTCCGCGATTTGCCCAACGGTGCGGTAATTAATGTCGGTGGTTATCCGTTCCAGATTGTCTATACGACGAAACAGGTCTACCTGGTAGCATTACCGCCAGTAGTCTTGGAAATACGTGGTGGCAATGACCAAAGTGCCCCGGTTAATACCGATTTTGCCCAGCCGTTGCAGGTCTGGGTTGGCGATGAGCACGGTAATCCACAGCCGGGTGTTTACGTAGGCTTTATCGCGCCTACCGGTGGCGCGAGTGCAACCTTCCCAGGAGGCAACGGTGCAGTAAGCGGTGCGAATGGCATAGCTCAGGTACCGGTGCGTGCTAACAACATTGCTGGAACATATACTGTCACGGCCAGGGTTGGCAGTGCTGAGGTGTATTTCACACTGACTAACAGTGACCCGACAGCAACCGCCACCGCAACGGCAACGCCGGAGCCGACCGCCACCGCAACGGCGACGCCGGAGCCGACCGCCACCGCAACGGCAACGCCGGAGCCGACCGCCACCGCAACGGCAACGCCGGAGCCGACCGCCACCGCAACGGCGACACCGGAGCCGACCGCCACTGCGACGGCGACGCCGGTGCCGACGGCGACCGCTTCGCCGGTCCCGACGGCGACCGTTTCACCGGTGCCGACGGCAACCACGTCACCGGTGCCGACGGCGACCACGTCACCGGTCCCGACGGCGACCGCTTCACCGGTGCCGACGGCAACCACGTCGCCGGTCCCGACGGCGACCGTTTCACCGGTGCCGACGGCAACCACGTCACTGGTGCCGACGGCAACCACGTCACCGGTGCCGACGGCAACCACGTCGCCGGTACCAACGGCGACCGTTTCACCGGTGCCGACGGCAACCACGTCGCCGGTACCGACGGCAACCACGTCACCGGTGCCGACGGCAACCACGTCACCGGTGCCGACGGCAACCACGTCACCGGTGCCGACGGCAACCACGTCACCGGAGCCGACGGCAACCACGTCACCGGAGCCGACGGCGACCACGTCACCGGAGCCGACGGCGACCACGTCACCGGTGCCGACGGCAACCACGTCGCCGGTGCCGACGGCGACCACGTCACCGGTGCCGACGGCAACCACGTCGCCGGTGCCGACGGCAATCACGTCACCGGTGCCGACGGCGACCGCTTCACCGGTGCCGACGGCGACCGCTTCACCGGTCCCGACGGCAACCACGTCGCCGGTGCCGACGGCGACCACGTCACCGGTGCCGACGGCGACCGCTTCACCGGTGCCGACGGCAACCACGTCGCCGGTACCAACGGCGACCACGTCGCCGGTGCCGACGGCGACCACGTCACCGGTGCCGACGGCGACCGCTTCACCGGTGCCGACGGCAACCACGTCGCCGGTACCAACGGCGACCACGTCGCCGGTGCCGACGGCAACCACGTCACCGGTGCCGACGGCGACCGTTTCACCGGTGCCGACGGCAACCACGTCACCGGTCCCGACGGCGACACCTTCAGCCACGCCTGAACCAACACCCGGTGAAGCGCCTCGCCTGGAGTTACGTCTGCCATCATCCATCGCCGTGGGTAGTGTCGTTCAAGCCCAACTGAACGTCTCAGGCGGTAACGGTAGCTACACCTATCAGGTCAGCGGAAATCTGCCGACCGGTCTCGTGATGACAGAAGATGGCCGACTGGAGGGTCGTGTAACTCAAGTTGGAACCTACAACTTCACGATTACTGTCACTGATGGCAACGGTCAAAGCGCCAGCTTCACCTACGAAATTGTCGTAGAGCCGATGCGGATTTTCGTGCCGGTCATTATGAGAGTTGCGCCGTAGCTTGCTATCCCCTGCCGGTACTGTCTCCTAGTACTGGCAGGTGTTTTACCCTACGGCTATACTACGCAAAGACACCATGGCGTACTGCCCTGGTGTCTTTGTGTTGTTGTGTAGAAGATCAGGAAACCGCATGTACAAAACGGTCAATACCTCTTAAAATCGCGGAAATTTCACGATCAATTTTCACATTTGTGAACGCGCTTTTTGCTATACTAATCACAGCTACGACGACGGTAACGACAATGACCGGCGATCATCGCAAACGATGTGAAAAGTGAAGAAGATTCACGATATTTTTTACCAAAAATCGGTTATATGGGTTATATTGTAGAGGTTAATCTCACGATAGTGGAGCAAACGCTATGACAGCAACCGAACCGTTTGATGTCGCCTATCAGGTATTGCAAGCCTGGACGACAGCAGCGACCGGTGAGCAGGTAACAGCACCACCAGCGCTAGCCGCAGCGGCATGGCAGCTTTGTGGGCAGTCGCCACAGTCGGCATGGCCGCCACTACCTGATGCACTAGGCACGATCTTTACCCGGCTCCGCAACGGTTCCGTCCACAAGTGGCAGAAACCGGCGATGCTGCGTTGCAATGAAGATACCCTCTTTCCGAAGGATCAGCCGGTTAGGCGAGATGAAGCTCTTGTGAATCACCTTCGTCAAGTCTTGCAGTTGGTTGCGCAACTCAATGATTCCTCGCAGCGTGTTGAATGCTTGCTCTCTGGCTTGCAGTGGTATGCCTGGTCTTTGCCATCACCATTACCGGCCGTTTCACTCTACGACTTGGCCCGTCTGCACGCGGCAGTTGCTGCTGCGCAGGCCGCTGATTCCGAATACCGGATTGCGCTGGTAGGCGGCGATCTGTCTGGTTTGCAGGAGTTTCTCTACAGTATCCCGGCGGAAGGTGCTGCCCGCCAGCTACGTGGTCGTTCTTTCTATTTGCAATTGCTGACCGATGCCTGTGCCAACTATGTGTTGCGCGAGAGTGGGATGCCGCTCTGTAATCTGCTCTACGCCG comes from Chloroflexus sp. Y-396-1 and encodes:
- a CDS encoding benzoate transporter, with amino-acid sequence MKRPILRAMLSLMPVVSLLVIWSLTTLPALAASSTWIGGNGDWNDPANWSNGVPQSRNDVAIFPNASSPRIVTINGSRIEIGEIRFDSFNTYYLNDSNGGSLFFPPSGTGTIRVLKGYHIINAEIELQKTVSFEVTTSSALFVASPNNLLRGSGGITKTGEGDLYLLTANEHQGKTIINGGALIFAHDQAFGTSKLDLLSGKLVATGGHRLVANQINSLNNGFTFDSTDYRLSFTTPLSLPGNREITVEGDVIFAKITDPAGSRNLRKNGTGNLTINLTASGNNIGSFVRNQGSGQLNLYGSGTVGAIVYNPTSGGGEIGIGDYRDLTTGTVIRGRGELFVEGDGSGVRLHSPNISLHFEVGPGGDRLVLNNTSNNRTNNANIELIGSSNPAGATLTLALVPGYTPTSGDSWTIIEHLSAGSGGIVGTFRDLPNGAVINVGGYPFQIVYTTKQVYLVALPPVVLEIRGGNDQSAPVNTDFAQPLQVWVGDEHGNPQPGVYVGFIAPTGGASATFPGGNGAVSGANGIAQVPVRANNIAGTYTVTARVGSAEVYFTLTNSDPTATATATATPEPTATATATPEPTATATATPEPTATATATPEPTATATATPEPTATATATPVPTATASPVPTATVSPVPTATTSPVPTATTSPVPTATASPVPTATTSPVPTATVSPVPTATTSLVPTATTSPVPTATTSPVPTATVSPVPTATTSPVPTATTSPVPTATTSPVPTATTSPVPTATTSPEPTATTSPEPTATTSPEPTATTSPVPTATTSPVPTATTSPVPTATTSPVPTAITSPVPTATASPVPTATASPVPTATTSPVPTATTSPVPTATASPVPTATTSPVPTATTSPVPTATTSPVPTATASPVPTATTSPVPTATTSPVPTATTSPVPTATVSPVPTATTSPVPTATPSATPEPTPGEAPRLELRLPSSIAVGSVVQAQLNVSGGNGSYTYQVSGNLPTGLVMTEDGRLEGRVTQVGTYNFTITVTDGNGQSASFTYEIVVEPMRIFVPVIMRVAP